The following proteins are co-located in the Amyelois transitella isolate CPQ chromosome W, ilAmyTran1.1, whole genome shotgun sequence genome:
- the LOC106133716 gene encoding uncharacterized protein LOC106133716, whose protein sequence is MNCEACRSVISSESAMKCKLCSSIYHCQCLNISKAQFSSLGSEYRASWVCPSCHNITRRTKSNTNTPVKQHLVPLNAGDIDGSINMSLDNSGHGSLRMGPETEPVTMESIGKLLDSKLQVSFASFMSEFRSNFQNDVKKLVRSEMTAVIDEVKNDFCTSIEFISEEQTSLKAQLEEKCKTIKTLQSNNISLQRDINTLNNRIANIDKLSRSCNVEIQAVPESRSENLVSIFKKLCSVIKVPMEDMHVQACRRVAKMDNSSKRPRNILVTLCNPRLRDTILSSTARYNRAQPDAPLNSSHLGFQGESSRIYVAEHLSPECKILHKRTREAAKDKQYKYVWVKYGRIYVRRDDQSGAILIKNELSLSKL, encoded by the coding sequence ATGAATTGCGAAGCTTGTAGGAGTGTCATATCTTCAGAATCTGCTATGAAATGTAAACTGTGTAGCAGTATTTACCATTGCCAATGCCTCAACATAAGCAAAGCTCAATTCTCTTCTCTGGGAAGTGAATATCGTGCCTCTTGGGTTTGTCCCTCATGTCATAACATAACTCGCCGTACTAAATCTAACACGAATACTCCCGTTAAGCAGCATCTGGTGCCTCTTAATGCTGGTGATATCGACGGTTCTATAAACATGTCACTAGACAACAGCGGTCACGGTTCCTTGCGGATGGGTCCTGAGACGGAACCGGTTACAATGGAGAGCATTGGTAAGCTGCTGGACAGCAAATTGCAAGTTTCCTTTGCAAGCTTTATGTCAGAATTTAGAAGCAACTTCCAAaatgatgtaaaaaaattggttcGCTCTGAGATGACTGCAGTGATTGATGAAGTTAAAAATGATTTCTGTACTTCTATCGAATTTATTTCTGAGGAGCAGACATCCCTCAAGGCCCAATTAGAGGAGAAATGCAAAACCATTAAGACTCTCCAGTCTAATAACATTTCATTGCAGAGGGATATAAATACTTTGAATAACCGCATCgcaaatatagataaattgtCGAGAAGTTGCAATGTCGAAATACAGGCTGTTCCAGAAAGTAGAAGTGAGAATTTggtttctatatttaaaaagctcTGTTCCGTGATTAAAGTTCCAATGGAGGACATGCACGTGCAGGCCTGCAGACGCGTCGCTAAAATGGATAACTCATCGAAACGTCCACGTAATATTTTGGTGACTTTATGTAATCCTCGGCTGCGtgatactattttgtcatctACAGCGCGCTATAACAGGGCACAACCAGATGCTCCTCTCAACTCTTCTCATCTTGGTTTCCAAGGTGAATCAAGTAGGATCTACGTGGCTGAACATCTGTCTCCGGAATGTAAGATATTGCACAAGAGGACCAGAGAGGCAGCtaaagataaacaatataagtatgtatgggTAAAATATGGCCGTATTTATGTCCGCAGGGATGACCAGTCAGGggctattttaataaaaaatgaactCTCCCTATCTAAGCTGTAA